Within the Candidatus Culexarchaeum yellowstonense genome, the region AGCTCATGGTGTGGGCGCCCTATTCATTGTTGGCATAGACCCAATATCCCTTGGGGTTTTGAAGGCCCCTGGAGATTATGGTGCAGATATAGTTGTCGGTGAGGGTCAACCCCTCGGTAATCCAATGAATTTTGGAGGTCCATTGCTGGGCATTTTTGCATGTAGATGGGATGATAAGCTTGTTAGACAAATGCCTGGCAGGATTATTGGTTTAACCAGCACGGTGGATGAATCTGAGAGGGGGTTTGTGATGATCTTGCAGACTAGGGAGCAGCATATTAGGAGGGAGCGTGCAACATCAAATATATGTAGTAATGAGGCTTTATGTGCAGTTGCAGCAGCTGCATATCTATCCCTCCTAGGCCAATCTGGGTTGAGGGAGCTTTGTGAATCAATAATGTATAGGTCTCATTATGCCATGAAGCTCCTCAATGACATTAAGGGTGTTAGGGCTCCAATATTCAATTCACCACACTTTAAGGAGTTTACAGTCAATTTCGATGGATCTAAGGTTGGTGTGGAGCATGTTCATAGGGAGCTTTTGAAGAGGGGGGTTCATGGCGGGAAGATAATTAAGAATGAGTTTCCAGAGCTTGGTGAAACAGCGCTTTACTGTGTAACTGAAGTTCATTCTAGGGGGGATATTGAGAGGCTTGCATTGAATTTAAAATCCATTTTGGGGGTGTGATGAAATGTTTAGGCAGGCTAAATGGCGTGAACCATTAATCTTTGAGTTGGGTTATGATGGTAGGAGGGGCTACATACCTCCAAAAGTTGATGATGAGGTTAAGTCTGCTGTGGGTGACGTTTTGGCTAAGATTCCTGAGAAGCTTAGGCGTAAAGATTTGAATCTACCGCAGCTCTCCGAGGTTGAGGTTGTTAGGCATTATACCCGTCTATCTGAGATGAATTATGGTGTTGACTCTGGAGTCTACCCATTGGGTTCTTGCACCATGAAGTATAATCCGAAGGTTAATGAGGAGTTGGCATCCCTTGATTCTGTGGCCTATGTTCATCCATTACAAGATGAATCCACAGTTCAAGGTTCTTTGAGGCTTATGTACATGGTGGAGAAGTGGCTTGCAGAGATAACTGGGATGCATAGGTTTACTCTTCAGCCGGCTGCTGGGGCTCATGGGGAGTATGTGGGTTGCCTACTCATTAGGGCTTACCATAAGTTTAGGGGTGAAGGGTTTAGGGATGAGATGATAGTTCCAGATAGTGCCCATGGAACTAATCCTGCAAGTGCAGCTATGGCTGGGTTTAAGGTTGTGGTTGTGCCTTCTGATGAGAAGGGGTGTGTGGATTTGAAGGCTTTGAGGAGTGCTGTTTCGGAGAGGACTGCTGGACTCATGCTCACAAACCCGAATACCTTGGGGGTGTTTGATGAGCACATCGTTGAGATTGCTGAGATAATTCATGATGTTGGTGGATTACTATACTATGATGGTGCAAATCTGAATGGCATATTGGGGATAGTTAGACCTGGCGATATGGGGTTTGATATAGTTCACTTGAATCTCCACAAGACGTTTTCCACTCCGCATGGTGGTGGAGGTCCTGGTTCAGGTCCTGTTGGAGTTAAGGAGAAGCTTGAGCCATTCCTACCGGTTCCAGTTGTGGAGTTTGATGGTAAGAGGTATTATTTGGATTACAATAGGCCTTTATCCATTGGGAAGGTTAGGTCTTTCTATGGTAATTTCGCCGTCATAGTTAAGGCTGTAGCATACATATTGTCCATGGGGGCTAAGGGTTTAAAGGCTGCCGCAGAGCTTTCAACTTTGAACACCAATTACTTCTTGAAGTGCATGTCCAATGTTAGGGGGTATAGCCTCCCATATGATCCAAGTAAGCCTAGGAAGCATGAGTGTGTTTTGAGCGCTGAGCCTATGGAGAGGGAGACTGGCGTTAGGACTTTGGATGTGGCTAAAGCTTTGCTTGATCGTGGTTTACATGCTCCAACAATATACTTCCCATTGATTGTTAAGGAGGCTTTGATGATCGAGTTCACGGACACTGAGACGAAGGAGAATATTGATGCGTATGTTAAGGCTTTGAAGGAGATTTCAGATGAGGCTTACAGCAACCCATCCATTGTAAAGTCTTCTCCAAGGAATACCTCTGTTGGGAGATTGGATGATGTGAAGGCTAACCACCCGAAATTCCTAGTGCCATCCTGGAGGGTTTATATGCGTAGATTGAAGGGGGCTGGTGGCTGAATATTGAAGGTTACAATACTCTTTTTCTCATTTTTTAGGGAAAATTTGGGTTTAGATAGGATCACATTGGACATTGATGCCCCTCTAAGTGTTAGGGATTTGTTGATGGTTGTTGATGGTAAGCTTAATGGTAGGCTTATGAAGCTCATTTCAAATTCGGATGGGGGGTTTAGGGGGGATATTCACTTTGCTGTTAATATGCGTAGGATTGGGGTTGAGGATTTATCCAATGTTATAATTGGGGATGGGGATGTTTTGGCAGTTATGCCTGCCCCTTCAGGAGGTTAATTCTCCAATTAAATGTGTGGCTTTTGCTCCATTTATCTTGACCTTAACCATCCTCCCAAGAATTTCACCGCATCCATTTATCTTCACAAGTCTGTAATTCTTCATTCTAGCTTTGGCGGTTCCCCCATCAACTTTAAGCACCAATGCATCTTCAATCCTCCCCACATGCATCATATTCCTCTCTAGGGATATCCTCCTCGAAACTTCGACGATCTCCCTACACCTCTCACTCCTAATGCTTTCTGGTAGTTGT harbors:
- the gcvPB gene encoding aminomethyl-transferring glycine dehydrogenase subunit GcvPB; the protein is MFRQAKWREPLIFELGYDGRRGYIPPKVDDEVKSAVGDVLAKIPEKLRRKDLNLPQLSEVEVVRHYTRLSEMNYGVDSGVYPLGSCTMKYNPKVNEELASLDSVAYVHPLQDESTVQGSLRLMYMVEKWLAEITGMHRFTLQPAAGAHGEYVGCLLIRAYHKFRGEGFRDEMIVPDSAHGTNPASAAMAGFKVVVVPSDEKGCVDLKALRSAVSERTAGLMLTNPNTLGVFDEHIVEIAEIIHDVGGLLYYDGANLNGILGIVRPGDMGFDIVHLNLHKTFSTPHGGGGPGSGPVGVKEKLEPFLPVPVVEFDGKRYYLDYNRPLSIGKVRSFYGNFAVIVKAVAYILSMGAKGLKAAAELSTLNTNYFLKCMSNVRGYSLPYDPSKPRKHECVLSAEPMERETGVRTLDVAKALLDRGLHAPTIYFPLIVKEALMIEFTDTETKENIDAYVKALKEISDEAYSNPSIVKSSPRNTSVGRLDDVKANHPKFLVPSWRVYMRRLKGAGG